The following proteins are encoded in a genomic region of Thalassophryne amazonica chromosome 5, fThaAma1.1, whole genome shotgun sequence:
- the hscb gene encoding LOW QUALITY PROTEIN: iron-sulfur cluster co-chaperone protein HscB (The sequence of the model RefSeq protein was modified relative to this genomic sequence to represent the inferred CDS: deleted 3 bases in 2 codons), translating into MLQSRYLRLFCSSRTFLPSVELTCLHLFNDPVTCATRCKYSILLKQDRRHFDANLPSHRKARLLFYNTGVNYMRNICTSQVKLNCWNCKQPLDNTPAFFCVSCKVVQPPEEGASYFQIMGCDCTFSVDIQKLQKTYLQLQRSLHPDNFTPEIYCRKRRFENQSALVNKAYQTLLRAFGRGLYMLELRGMHIEEGTDPGADSDFLIELMEINEALERAKSSEEASKIGRDAKEKVAELTEEIDAALRKGELQAAKALLAEMNYFANIEEKVKEKLSEFM; encoded by the exons ATGTTACAGTCGAGGTACTTGCGACTTTTTTGTTCCTCACGGACTTTTTTGCCCTCAGTGGAGTTGACTTgtctacatttgtttaatgatccTGTTACATGTGCGACACGATGTAAGTACAGCATCCTTTTAAAACAAGATAGAAGACACTTTGACGCGAATCTCCCATCGCACCGAAAGGCAAGACTGCTTTTCTACAACACTGGTGTGAATTATATGAGGAATATTTGCACATCTCAAGTGAAACTGAACTGTTGGAACTGCAAACAGCCTCTGGACAATACTCCAGCGTTTTTCTGCGTGTCATGCAAAGTAGTCCAACCCCCTGAAGAAGGGGCTTCATACTTCCAGATCATGGGTTG TGATTGCACCTTCAGCGTGGACATCCAAAAACTGCAGAAAACATACCTGCAGCTGCAGAGATCCCTCCACCCAGATAACTTCACCCCAGAAATCTATTGTAG aaaaagaagattcGAAAACCAGTCAGCTCTTGTGAACAAAGCGTACCAGACTCTGCTTAGAGCCTTT GGTCGTGGCCTTTATATG CTGGAATTGCGGGGCATGCAtatagaagaaggcactgacccCGGGGCCGATTCAGACTTTCTGATAGAGCTGATGGAGATCAATGAGGCGCTTGAAAGG GCAAAGAGCTCAGAAGAAGCCAGTAAGATTGGCCGAGATGCAAAAG AAAAAGTGGCAGAACTAACAGAAGAGATAGACGCTGCCCTGCGGAAAG GTGAGCTTCAAGCTGCCAAAGCACTGCTCGCTGAAATGAACTACTTTGCTAACATTGAAGAGAAAGTGaaggaaaaactttctgaatttatgtga